The Persephonella atlantica region ACTACCTACAGACAGATTTTTGTTTGTAGGTTTTCTGCCAAAGAAAAGAAAAGAGGAAGAGCTAAGGGAGGCTGTTGAAACGGGAGCAACAGTGATTATATACGAAAGTCCCAAACGGGTCTTAGATACGCTAACAGTGATAGACAGATTGTATCCTGATGCCTTTGTTGTAGTTGCAAAAGAGCTAACAAAGATACATGAAAGATTTTTCAGAGGAAAGCCTGCCCAGATTATTGATATGCTGAGTAAAGAAAAGGTGTTAAAGGGGGAGTTTGTTATACTTGTCAGATATGAAGGCAAGGAAGAAATTGAGATAGAAACAGTCATAGAAGAAGGTAAAAAACTTTTAGAAAAAGGATATAAAAGCAAAGAGATTGCAACAATCCTGCACGAGAGATACGGAATAAGCAAGAAGGAAGCTTATAAAATAGTTCAGGAGCTGAAAGGTTAAAAAGAGTAACCTATTCCAGAAAATAGATATCTGTTTTCTATTTTCAGATTATCTTTATTTACACTTATTGCATTGTTGTTTACGTTTACATCTTTTAATTTCCATACTTCATACACGTATCCAAAACTAAAATAAAGCTGTGGAGATATGGGAAAAATACCTAAATCTACTTTCTCTTTCAACAAATAAATATCAATACCAGCATA contains the following coding sequences:
- the rsmI gene encoding 16S rRNA (cytidine(1402)-2'-O)-methyltransferase; amino-acid sequence: MTGTLFVVATPIGNLKDITLRALETLESVDVIACEDTRVTKKLLNRHGITDKRLIPYHEHNEREATEKLIKILKAGKSIALVSDAGTPCISDPGFRVVKRAWEEGITVSPIPGAFAGAAALSASGLPTDRFLFVGFLPKKRKEEELREAVETGATVIIYESPKRVLDTLTVIDRLYPDAFVVVAKELTKIHERFFRGKPAQIIDMLSKEKVLKGEFVILVRYEGKEEIEIETVIEEGKKLLEKGYKSKEIATILHERYGISKKEAYKIVQELKG